In one Mucilaginibacter ginsenosidivorax genomic region, the following are encoded:
- a CDS encoding VOC family protein, which translates to MRAINPWINFNGNAEEAFTFYKSVFGGEFTKIIRFKDMAGMGFEVPENEANKLMHIALPLGKHNVLIANDVPEFMGRVSENENRSKILVNAESREEADKIFNGLSAGGDVEGPIGDSPWGTYAGMFRDKYGIEWIVEFDASYNG; encoded by the coding sequence ATGAGAGCAATTAATCCCTGGATCAACTTCAATGGAAATGCCGAAGAAGCATTCACTTTTTACAAATCAGTTTTTGGCGGCGAGTTTACAAAGATCATTCGTTTTAAGGACATGGCAGGCATGGGTTTTGAGGTGCCCGAAAATGAGGCCAATAAACTCATGCACATTGCCTTGCCGCTTGGCAAACACAACGTACTAATAGCCAACGATGTTCCCGAATTTATGGGACGCGTAAGCGAAAATGAAAACAGGTCGAAAATATTAGTTAATGCCGAAAGCCGTGAAGAGGCCGATAAAATATTTAACGGCCTGTCGGCAGGCGGAGATGTTGAAGGCCCCATTGGCGACAGTCCCTGGGGTACATACGCCGGAATGTTCAGGGACAAATATGGGATTGAATGGATTGTGGAATTTGATGCGAGTTATAACGGGTAA
- a CDS encoding VOC family protein, which produces MAENKLIRMDNMGIVVESLDTVISFFSEIGLKLEGRATVEGEWAGRITGLGSQRVEIAMMVTPDGHNRLELSRFVNPPVISDHRTAPVNALGYLRAMFTVENLDEMVARLSKQGAQLVGEVVQYENSYRLCYIRGAEGLLIGLAEELGK; this is translated from the coding sequence ATGGCAGAAAACAAATTAATAAGAATGGACAATATGGGCATCGTTGTGGAATCACTCGATACCGTGATATCCTTTTTTTCAGAAATAGGACTAAAGCTTGAAGGCCGGGCTACCGTGGAAGGTGAATGGGCAGGTCGCATTACCGGGCTGGGTTCCCAGCGCGTAGAAATTGCCATGATGGTTACCCCGGATGGACATAACCGCCTTGAGCTTTCGCGATTTGTTAACCCGCCCGTAATTTCAGACCACCGCACGGCCCCCGTGAACGCCCTGGGCTACCTGCGTGCAATGTTCACCGTTGAAAACCTCGACGAAATGGTAGCCAGGCTCAGCAAGCAAGGTGCCCAGCTTGTAGGCGAAGTGGTACAGTACGAGAACTCATACCGGCTCTGCTACATTCGCGGAGCCGAGGGGCTTCTTATCGGCCTGGCTGAAGAACTGGGTAAATGA
- a CDS encoding GlxA family transcriptional regulator, translating into MKQVLILVPKGYANLASVVGTFQILNRANGYWQQMGHRPMMEVRIAGFETELKLDGGFFSIFPVDINEISKADLLIIPSVSHEYDRVLKENAALISWIGEQYKLGAEIASICTGAFLLAATGLLDGKTCSTHWNAATAFKRLFPSIELHTDKLLTVEQGIYTNGGAYSFLNLVLFLVEKYFDRQTAIYCSKVFQIDMDRTSQSPFSIFQAQKNHGDELIGKAQSFIEENLREKISFEGLASNLAISRRNFDRRFIKATGNTPVEYLQRVKVEVAKSTLEKGRKSIFEVMDQVGYADDKAFREVFKKITGLSPLDYRAKYNREG; encoded by the coding sequence ATGAAGCAAGTGCTCATTTTAGTTCCCAAAGGCTACGCCAACCTGGCCAGCGTGGTAGGTACTTTTCAAATACTTAACCGTGCCAATGGCTATTGGCAGCAAATGGGGCATAGGCCTATGATGGAGGTGCGCATAGCCGGATTTGAAACCGAATTAAAACTGGATGGAGGTTTCTTTTCTATTTTTCCGGTAGATATTAATGAAATATCAAAGGCCGACCTGCTCATCATCCCATCTGTCTCGCATGAGTACGACAGGGTACTTAAAGAAAATGCCGCGCTCATAAGTTGGATTGGCGAGCAATATAAGTTGGGGGCCGAGATAGCGAGCATTTGTACCGGCGCGTTTTTATTGGCGGCTACCGGGCTGCTCGATGGTAAAACATGCTCTACCCATTGGAACGCAGCAACTGCTTTTAAGCGGCTTTTCCCGAGCATCGAATTGCATACCGATAAATTGCTTACGGTTGAGCAGGGTATTTATACCAATGGCGGTGCCTACTCTTTTTTGAACCTGGTACTTTTCCTGGTTGAGAAATATTTTGACAGGCAAACGGCTATTTACTGCTCCAAAGTATTCCAGATTGATATGGACCGGACATCGCAATCGCCTTTCAGTATTTTTCAGGCACAAAAAAATCATGGCGATGAGCTGATTGGCAAGGCCCAGAGTTTTATAGAAGAAAACTTACGGGAAAAAATATCCTTTGAAGGGTTGGCCTCTAACCTGGCCATCAGCCGCCGGAATTTCGACAGGCGTTTTATTAAAGCCACCGGGAATACCCCGGTTGAGTACTTGCAGCGTGTAAAAGTAGAAGTGGCCAAAAGTACCCTTGAAAAAGGCCGCAAAAGCATTTTTGAGGTAATGGATCAGGTTGGCTATGCCGATGATAAAGCATTCAGGGAAGTTTTTAAAAAGATAACGGGACTATCGCCGTTGGATTACAGGGCTAAGTATAACAGGGAAGGGTAG
- a CDS encoding dipeptidase, whose translation MKKFQPTWSRREFLAAVTLAGAGTAIMLNPLAAWAIDEVDPRVAKIVADTLGIDTHNHIDVPLTAAEVPGPDINLAGEMKKSGLAAICMTFAVDYQKLQNPGDAYERFKNGLASMNRQLARNGMKRSLNMADLNTAHKKHQPTVIQSVEGGHFLEGRIERLEEAYNRGLRHLTLLHDSDASVPLGDVFTNPARWGGLTTFGADVIRECNRLGILVDLGHASAETVAAALKVAKHPVIISHTGLDTQLGQNENMARMMRPRLISKDQAKIVADTGGVIGVWTHLAGSALEYAQNIRALVDVVGIDHVCIGTDTKLTPAYRPAGAAFGPKPGEPGPPPGGMPGNRPDGPPPGDKPRDGANGGPNGGKIDGGTNQTWPDQNTGFYYTVVEAMLNTGFNADEIGKIGGGNFCRVFDAATAGNR comes from the coding sequence ATGAAGAAGTTTCAACCAACATGGTCGCGGCGCGAATTCCTGGCTGCGGTTACTCTTGCCGGGGCCGGTACAGCTATAATGCTAAACCCGCTGGCTGCCTGGGCAATTGATGAGGTAGACCCTCGCGTAGCCAAAATAGTAGCCGATACCCTGGGCATAGATACGCACAACCATATCGACGTGCCACTAACTGCCGCTGAAGTACCCGGTCCGGATATCAACCTGGCGGGCGAAATGAAAAAGTCGGGTTTAGCGGCCATCTGCATGACATTCGCTGTAGATTATCAAAAACTGCAAAACCCAGGCGATGCCTACGAACGGTTTAAAAACGGACTGGCTTCCATGAACCGGCAGTTGGCCCGTAACGGCATGAAGCGCTCACTGAACATGGCCGACCTTAACACGGCCCATAAAAAACACCAGCCCACAGTCATCCAATCGGTTGAGGGCGGTCATTTTCTGGAAGGACGTATCGAACGGCTTGAAGAAGCCTATAACCGTGGCCTGCGACACCTGACGCTATTGCATGACAGCGATGCATCTGTACCCCTGGGCGACGTTTTCACCAATCCCGCACGCTGGGGCGGCCTTACCACTTTCGGTGCCGATGTTATCCGCGAATGCAACCGATTGGGCATCCTTGTCGACCTTGGGCATGCCAGCGCCGAAACAGTGGCCGCGGCTCTTAAAGTGGCTAAACACCCGGTAATTATTTCGCACACCGGCCTTGATACCCAATTGGGGCAAAACGAGAACATGGCCCGCATGATGCGCCCCCGGCTCATCAGCAAAGATCAGGCTAAAATTGTAGCAGATACAGGAGGTGTTATCGGCGTATGGACGCACCTGGCCGGCTCGGCATTGGAGTATGCCCAAAATATCAGGGCGTTGGTTGATGTTGTAGGGATAGATCATGTTTGCATAGGTACAGATACCAAACTAACCCCGGCATACAGGCCAGCGGGAGCCGCTTTCGGTCCCAAACCGGGCGAGCCAGGCCCGCCACCCGGTGGCATGCCTGGCAACCGGCCTGATGGCCCTCCTCCGGGCGATAAACCCCGTGATGGCGCTAATGGCGGCCCAAATGGTGGCAAAATTGACGGAGGTACCAACCAAACCTGGCCGGACCAAAACACAGGGTTCTATTACACCGTAGTAGAGGCAATGCTAAATACCGGTTTTAACGCAGATGAAATTGGCAAGATAGGTGGCGGCAACTTTTGCCGCGTATTTGATGCGGCCACGGCAGGTAACCGTTAA
- a CDS encoding SRPBCC family protein: MNNDLLFDFNVDKAAKTVFITREFNAGQSLVWDAFTKAELLDQWGAPAPMRAKTKYMNFEVGGRRFYAMISPDGQERWAVQEFTSITPKTNFKMYNAFADKDENRELPGSDWDYNFSEQNGVTKVDITIFNESFERMEKLLEGFKIGFTMTLKNLEELLSTLS; the protein is encoded by the coding sequence ATGAACAACGACTTGCTATTTGATTTTAACGTTGACAAAGCAGCGAAAACGGTATTTATAACCAGGGAATTTAATGCCGGCCAATCTTTAGTATGGGATGCCTTTACCAAAGCCGAACTGCTTGACCAATGGGGGGCACCTGCACCTATGCGCGCCAAAACCAAGTATATGAATTTTGAAGTAGGCGGGCGGCGATTTTACGCGATGATAAGCCCCGACGGGCAGGAGCGTTGGGCTGTGCAGGAATTTACATCCATTACCCCGAAAACCAATTTTAAGATGTACAACGCGTTTGCTGATAAAGACGAAAATCGTGAGCTGCCTGGATCTGATTGGGATTACAATTTCAGCGAACAAAACGGCGTAACCAAAGTGGACATTACCATTTTTAATGAATCGTTTGAGCGCATGGAGAAATTATTGGAGGGCTTCAAAATAGGCTTTACCATGACATTAAAAAACCTGGAAGAGCTGTTATCAACTTTATCTTAA
- a CDS encoding SRPBCC family protein, whose protein sequence is MTTPDFTTTLLVNQTPREAFDAINNVRGWWSEEIEGGTSKLDDEFNYHFEDIHTCKIKLIEVIPNQKVVWLVLDNYFKFTQDKTEWKGTKISFDISEQNGKTQIVFTHHGLVPEYECFEICRGAWTNYIQNSLASLISTGKGLPNAAGTARTADEEQFLAEKK, encoded by the coding sequence ATGACAACACCAGATTTTACAACCACGCTGTTGGTTAACCAAACCCCCAGGGAAGCATTTGATGCCATCAACAACGTACGCGGATGGTGGTCGGAAGAAATTGAAGGCGGCACCAGCAAACTGGATGATGAATTTAATTACCATTTTGAAGACATCCATACCTGTAAAATAAAGCTAATAGAAGTTATCCCCAACCAAAAAGTAGTTTGGCTGGTGCTGGATAACTATTTTAAGTTTACCCAGGATAAAACCGAATGGAAAGGCACAAAAATCAGCTTCGATATTTCGGAACAAAATGGCAAAACGCAAATTGTTTTCACCCATCATGGCCTGGTGCCCGAATATGAATGTTTCGAAATTTGCCGGGGGGCATGGACCAATTACATTCAAAACAGCCTGGCCAGCCTAATCAGCACGGGTAAAGGTTTGCCCAATGCCGCCGGTACTGCAAGAACAGCAGATGAAGAGCAATTCCTGGCCGAAAAAAAATAA
- a CDS encoding ArsR/SmtB family transcription factor has protein sequence MKQDIFQAIADPTRRAILTLIAIQALTPNAMAQKFDMTRQAVSKHIKVLHECDLIKPEQSGREIYYHFNAKKMQEFDNWLAQFRQSWETQFNQLDQLLSTIKKTEK, from the coding sequence ATGAAACAGGATATATTCCAGGCGATAGCCGACCCAACACGAAGGGCTATTTTAACGTTAATTGCCATACAGGCATTAACACCCAATGCCATGGCCCAAAAATTTGATATGACCCGACAAGCCGTATCAAAACATATTAAGGTATTACACGAATGCGATTTGATTAAACCCGAGCAGAGTGGCCGGGAGATTTATTATCACTTTAACGCAAAAAAAATGCAGGAATTCGACAATTGGTTAGCCCAGTTCAGGCAAAGCTGGGAAACACAATTCAATCAACTGGACCAACTATTATCAACAATTAAAAAAACAGAAAAATGA
- a CDS encoding cupin domain-containing protein translates to MDTPELTVIDIAQTAATNSTYTNIPVALVNDHVVRMSIMTEPYFWHFHPDSDESFLIIEGSVFIDLEDRTIELLPNQLFTIPKNVKHRTRPNGNRSVNLTFESAGMTTVRLTDR, encoded by the coding sequence ATGGATACTCCAGAGTTAACAGTAATTGATATTGCACAAACGGCTGCAACCAACAGCACATACACCAATATTCCGGTTGCGCTGGTGAATGACCATGTGGTGAGGATGAGCATTATGACGGAACCTTATTTCTGGCACTTCCACCCGGATTCTGACGAAAGTTTTCTGATCATTGAAGGCTCGGTATTTATCGACCTGGAAGATCGAACTATAGAGTTGCTGCCCAATCAGTTATTTACCATTCCCAAAAATGTGAAACACCGCACCCGGCCAAACGGAAACCGGTCTGTTAACCTCACCTTTGAAAGTGCCGGAATGACTACCGTGCGATTGACTGACCGGTAA
- a CDS encoding carboxypeptidase-like regulatory domain-containing protein, with product MLFLVFITTSHVLAQGNTAENIILKGIVIDRENSRALAYVSVGILNKPIGTVTDTAGHFSFGISQDNFADTIQVSIVGYAALKIPVRDFTPAADKTIRLSVKPQQLAEVTITNAIRATNTEIIGRQAVSKFVQVSVHNKKTADETIGSEMGMLYKTSQKQAIIKNFNFYISVNNFNFIKFRVNIYAVKNAMPDTLLCHQQIFATVDNFKTGWTNINLDQYNIRVNREFIITVQWIEGRMDKKETPLTVLPVAITPFSKNCYARIASQDKWKKMGVNLSNFVTIAY from the coding sequence TTGCTTTTCCTAGTATTTATAACTACCTCACATGTTCTTGCCCAGGGTAACACAGCCGAAAATATTATACTTAAGGGCATTGTAATTGACAGGGAAAACAGCAGGGCATTGGCTTACGTAAGTGTCGGAATTTTAAACAAGCCTATAGGCACGGTAACTGACACTGCCGGGCATTTCAGTTTCGGCATTAGCCAGGATAATTTTGCAGATACCATCCAGGTAAGCATAGTTGGCTATGCCGCGTTGAAAATTCCGGTAAGGGATTTTACGCCGGCCGCCGATAAAACAATCCGGTTATCAGTAAAGCCGCAACAACTTGCCGAAGTAACAATTACAAATGCAATACGGGCAACAAACACCGAAATTATTGGCCGGCAGGCCGTAAGCAAATTTGTACAGGTGTCGGTCCACAACAAAAAAACGGCCGACGAAACCATTGGCTCCGAAATGGGGATGCTGTATAAAACCAGCCAAAAACAAGCCATTATTAAAAATTTCAACTTTTACATATCGGTAAACAACTTCAATTTTATAAAATTCAGGGTTAATATTTACGCCGTAAAAAATGCCATGCCCGACACATTGCTATGTCACCAACAAATTTTCGCCACGGTAGATAATTTTAAAACCGGCTGGACCAATATCAACCTGGATCAATATAACATTAGGGTTAACAGAGAGTTTATTATAACCGTTCAGTGGATAGAAGGCCGGATGGATAAAAAGGAAACTCCGCTTACCGTACTCCCGGTAGCAATTACACCATTTTCAAAAAACTGCTACGCCCGCATAGCAAGCCAGGACAAATGGAAGAAAATGGGCGTTAATTTGAGCAACTTTGTTACTATAGCGTATTAG
- a CDS encoding SDR family NAD(P)-dependent oxidoreductase, with protein MAKTIFITGASRGFGKLWAEALLQRGDKVVATARDLGTLDDLVAKYGDNILPLQLDVNDRAAGVAAINKAKEHFGSIDVLINNAGYGLFGTIEETTEQEARGQIETNFFGLLWLSQAVLPVMRQQGYGHIIQVSSVLGHATLPVLGLYNASKFAVEGLSETLAAEVKGFGIKVSLIEPNGFATDWAGASSAQTVAMPEYEGVRAAFQAGLTDDIFGIPEATSDAVLKLIDSENPPLRLFLGSQAYPWVKQVYESRYAEWDSWKEVSAAAQGK; from the coding sequence ATGGCAAAAACAATTTTCATTACCGGCGCCTCACGTGGTTTCGGTAAATTATGGGCCGAAGCATTACTGCAACGCGGCGATAAAGTAGTAGCAACCGCCCGCGACCTGGGCACTCTTGACGACCTGGTAGCCAAATATGGCGACAACATTTTACCCCTGCAACTGGATGTAAACGACCGCGCAGCCGGCGTTGCGGCTATCAACAAAGCTAAAGAGCACTTTGGCAGCATAGATGTATTGATTAACAACGCAGGCTACGGTTTATTTGGCACCATTGAAGAAACCACCGAGCAGGAAGCCCGCGGACAAATAGAAACCAACTTTTTTGGCCTGCTATGGCTAAGCCAGGCTGTACTGCCGGTAATGCGCCAACAGGGCTATGGCCACATTATCCAGGTTTCGAGCGTATTGGGCCATGCTACTTTACCAGTACTGGGTTTATATAACGCGTCAAAATTTGCTGTGGAAGGCTTAAGCGAAACGCTGGCTGCCGAGGTTAAAGGCTTTGGCATAAAAGTGTCCCTTATTGAACCTAACGGTTTTGCAACCGACTGGGCCGGCGCATCATCTGCACAAACTGTGGCCATGCCCGAGTATGAAGGTGTACGCGCGGCATTCCAGGCCGGTTTAACTGATGATATTTTTGGTATCCCCGAAGCAACCAGCGATGCTGTGTTAAAGCTGATTGACAGCGAAAACCCGCCGCTGCGTTTGTTCCTTGGCAGCCAGGCATACCCTTGGGTTAAGCAGGTTTATGAAAGCCGGTATGCCGAGTGGGATAGCTGGAAAGAAGTATCGGCTGCCGCACAGGGCAAATAA
- a CDS encoding helix-turn-helix domain-containing protein produces the protein MQHFKNLADMHRANGFAPPENPLISIQRCNKTCSLFGEREFTSDFYMIGFKKLVSGIIRYGRTKYDHDNGSMMFVKPRQIIEFSNVEYEEDAFIIFIHEDFLNGHILHTDINKYAFFDYETNEALHLSPQEEQIIWDLYHKIDTEYRSNTDEYSRDIMLTHIDSMLKYSQRFYKRQFINRRELSGKTVSKFNDALAAYFKKGLLIAQGLPSVSTLASLLNLSPRYLSDLLKQETGKTAIDLIHIYLVNEAKNRLKGEDQSVSEIAYQLGFENLPYFSRLFKKETGISPNQFKKQLVN, from the coding sequence ATGCAGCATTTTAAAAATTTAGCCGATATGCACCGCGCCAACGGCTTTGCCCCACCCGAAAACCCGCTGATAAGCATCCAACGCTGCAATAAAACCTGCAGCCTTTTTGGCGAGCGGGAATTTACATCCGATTTTTATATGATTGGATTTAAAAAACTTGTATCGGGTATTATCAGGTATGGCCGTACCAAATACGATCATGATAACGGCAGCATGATGTTTGTAAAACCCAGGCAAATCATTGAATTTAGCAATGTGGAGTATGAGGAAGACGCCTTTATCATCTTCATCCACGAAGATTTTTTAAACGGCCATATATTGCATACCGACATCAACAAATATGCCTTTTTTGATTACGAAACCAATGAGGCGCTGCACCTGTCGCCACAGGAAGAACAAATTATCTGGGACCTTTATCACAAGATAGATACCGAGTACCGCAGCAACACCGATGAGTATAGCCGCGATATTATGCTTACCCACATAGATTCGATGCTGAAATACTCGCAGCGGTTTTATAAGCGCCAGTTTATCAACCGCCGCGAACTTTCGGGCAAAACGGTGTCTAAATTTAACGATGCGCTGGCTGCTTATTTCAAAAAAGGTTTGTTAATAGCCCAGGGCTTGCCATCTGTAAGTACGCTGGCTTCGCTCCTCAACCTATCGCCCCGCTACCTGAGCGATCTCCTGAAACAGGAAACCGGCAAAACCGCTATCGACCTGATTCATATTTACCTGGTGAACGAGGCAAAAAACCGGCTCAAGGGCGAGGATCAAAGCGTATCTGAAATAGCTTACCAACTCGGCTTTGAAAACCTGCCCTATTTTTCGAGGCTTTTTAAAAAGGAAACAGGTATTAGCCCCAACCAGTTTAAAAAACAGTTGGTTAACTGA
- a CDS encoding Hsp20/alpha crystallin family protein, translating into MTLVKFNPEKRSNSLLPGFNDVFDSIFNDTFFNDHMIARVPAANISETAENFHIELAAPGLKKEDFKLNLDRNVLSISVEQVTENNSDKKNYSKREYSYNSFVRSFTLPDSADDNRIEAAYTDGVLKVNIAKKEEAKTVSRQIEIK; encoded by the coding sequence ATGACATTGGTTAAATTTAATCCCGAAAAAAGGAGCAACTCATTACTGCCAGGTTTTAATGACGTTTTTGACTCTATTTTTAACGACACCTTTTTTAACGACCACATGATAGCCCGCGTACCGGCTGCCAACATCAGCGAAACCGCCGAAAACTTTCACATTGAACTGGCTGCGCCCGGCTTAAAAAAGGAAGACTTTAAACTAAACCTTGACCGCAACGTGCTAAGCATCTCTGTTGAACAAGTAACAGAAAACAACAGTGATAAAAAGAATTACAGCAAACGCGAGTACAGTTATAATTCGTTTGTGCGTTCATTCACGCTGCCCGATAGCGCAGACGACAACCGTATTGAAGCTGCTTATACCGATGGCGTACTGAAGGTAAACATTGCCAAAAAAGAAGAAGCCAAAACTGTAAGCAGGCAAATTGAAATTAAATAA
- a CDS encoding winged helix-turn-helix transcriptional regulator — translation MRDDRFCSSNCPFTRAIGTIGNKWKPIIINVIGTRTIRFGQLDSIIPLISRKVLTEQLKELEEDGLLERLAYKELPPRVEYKLSEKGLAFLPILEHIKEWNLKYEIALIPKETDRITYAR, via the coding sequence ATGAGAGACGACAGATTTTGCAGTTCGAACTGCCCGTTTACGAGAGCTATTGGCACTATTGGCAATAAATGGAAGCCAATAATTATAAATGTAATTGGCACCCGTACCATCCGTTTTGGTCAGTTGGATTCTATAATACCACTCATTTCAAGGAAAGTACTAACCGAACAACTAAAAGAGCTGGAAGAAGACGGACTATTGGAAAGATTGGCCTATAAAGAATTACCGCCAAGGGTAGAGTATAAGCTGTCTGAAAAAGGCTTAGCTTTTTTGCCGATTTTAGAACACATCAAAGAATGGAATTTAAAATATGAAATAGCTTTAATACCTAAAGAGACCGATAGAATAACTTATGCCAGGTAG
- a CDS encoding SDR family NAD(P)-dependent oxidoreductase gives MSKLKNKVAVVTGASKGIGASIAKHFAAAGAKVVVNYASSKEGADKVVKEITDNGGIAIAIQADVSKGADVTRLFEETASAFGALDVLVNNAVSQGYAPIEQISVEDFHQSFNVNVLGPILTIQAALKLFGDKGGNIINISSGASKYPLQNASLYSSTKAALDAFTIALSKELGIKNVRINSILPGATATEGAASAGVTAGSEYEKMFVEKTPLGRRGQPEDIAKAAVFLASDDAAWITGEQISVSGGMYGF, from the coding sequence ATGAGTAAATTAAAAAACAAAGTAGCGGTAGTTACCGGTGCTTCAAAAGGAATAGGCGCATCTATTGCCAAACACTTCGCGGCAGCAGGGGCAAAAGTAGTAGTAAATTATGCCTCAAGTAAAGAAGGCGCAGATAAGGTGGTTAAGGAGATAACCGATAATGGAGGCATAGCCATTGCAATACAGGCAGATGTATCTAAAGGAGCCGATGTAACCAGGCTGTTTGAAGAAACTGCGAGTGCTTTCGGCGCGCTGGACGTTTTAGTAAATAACGCGGTATCTCAGGGATATGCGCCTATTGAACAAATTTCGGTTGAAGATTTCCACCAAAGTTTCAACGTGAATGTGTTAGGCCCAATATTGACCATCCAGGCAGCTTTGAAACTTTTCGGCGATAAGGGTGGAAACATTATCAACATCAGTTCGGGTGCAAGTAAATACCCTCTTCAAAATGCCTCATTGTACTCATCAACTAAAGCGGCATTGGATGCCTTCACAATAGCTTTATCTAAGGAGTTGGGTATTAAAAACGTTCGTATCAACTCTATTTTGCCAGGCGCTACGGCAACAGAAGGTGCAGCCAGCGCGGGCGTTACCGCCGGGAGTGAGTATGAAAAGATGTTTGTTGAAAAAACACCACTTGGCCGCAGAGGCCAACCCGAAGATATTGCGAAAGCTGCCGTTTTCCTTGCTTCGGATGACGCAGCCTGGATTACGGGCGAGCAAATTTCTGTTTCTGGTGGTATGTATGGGTTTTAA
- a CDS encoding glucose 1-dehydrogenase: MNRLKNKVVVITGGNSGIGFGIAQEFKNEGAVGAIVGRNQKTLDSAVAQLGDNFIAINADVTNLADLERVFAATAEKFGKIDVIVANAGAGTVGTVATFSEADFDKAIDLNLKSVYFTVQKALPHMNNGGSIILIGSNAAHRAYANFTLYGAAKAAVIYLAKGFSSDLLDRKIRANVITPGTTDTPAFDKFVPAEQMEAVKKHFADQMPIGRIGQPADIGKTAVFLASDDSSFMLGAELLVDGGMTYLAK; encoded by the coding sequence ATGAATAGATTAAAAAACAAAGTTGTGGTGATTACAGGTGGCAACAGTGGTATAGGATTTGGCATTGCGCAAGAATTTAAAAATGAAGGTGCTGTAGGAGCTATCGTAGGCAGAAACCAGAAAACTTTAGATAGCGCTGTAGCCCAGCTTGGCGATAATTTTATAGCCATAAATGCCGACGTGACCAATCTTGCCGATCTGGAAAGGGTGTTTGCAGCAACAGCTGAAAAATTTGGCAAAATAGACGTGATTGTAGCCAATGCAGGTGCCGGAACTGTAGGAACTGTGGCAACTTTTAGCGAGGCCGACTTTGATAAGGCCATTGACCTGAACCTGAAAAGTGTTTACTTCACTGTTCAAAAAGCATTACCCCATATGAATAATGGCGGTTCTATTATTTTGATCGGGTCAAATGCTGCCCACCGGGCATATGCAAATTTTACGTTATACGGCGCTGCTAAAGCAGCTGTTATCTATTTAGCCAAAGGATTTTCAAGCGACCTTTTAGATAGAAAGATCAGGGCAAATGTGATAACACCCGGTACAACAGATACACCCGCGTTCGACAAGTTTGTTCCTGCAGAACAAATGGAAGCGGTAAAAAAACACTTTGCAGATCAAATGCCCATAGGCCGGATTGGGCAACCAGCCGACATTGGCAAAACAGCGGTTTTCCTGGCTTCTGACGATTCCTCGTTTATGCTTGGTGCCGAACTCCTTGTTGACGGCGGTATGACTTATTTGGCTAAATAA
- a CDS encoding DUF6438 domain-containing protein, which translates to MFFTILFFLAACNKQSGRNNEITKIEIATGGCFGPCQSTVVSIDSSLSYKYWGGGLSFILPSDTGKKEKLLGYYSAKISRAFWDTLNMKLEHISYKHLDTIYQHSVDDQSLEVFIHYGNKVKRIKAQSASLPDGVGEVLYYIIRSYKIVKPKPTRDTFRFESVQRPFPAPDVRGIRFPPPTKMETGE; encoded by the coding sequence ATGTTTTTTACTATCCTGTTTTTTCTTGCTGCTTGTAATAAACAATCGGGACGGAACAACGAAATTACCAAAATTGAGATTGCCACCGGTGGATGTTTTGGCCCTTGCCAATCTACTGTTGTAAGTATCGATAGTTCGCTTTCTTATAAATATTGGGGAGGAGGCCTTTCGTTCATTTTACCTTCAGACACTGGCAAAAAAGAGAAGCTGTTAGGGTATTATTCGGCAAAGATAAGCCGGGCATTTTGGGATACCTTAAACATGAAGCTCGAACATATCAGCTATAAGCATTTGGATACTATATACCAGCACTCCGTTGACGATCAAAGCCTGGAGGTATTTATACATTACGGCAATAAAGTAAAACGCATAAAGGCACAGTCTGCCAGTTTACCTGATGGCGTAGGAGAAGTGCTTTACTATATCATCAGGAGTTATAAAATTGTAAAACCAAAACCAACCCGGGATACCTTCAGGTTCGAATCGGTACAACGGCCCTTTCCGGCACCGGATGTTCGCGGCATCAGGTTTCCTCCGCCAACAAAAATGGAGACAGGGGAATAA